The Catenuloplanes niger genome includes a window with the following:
- a CDS encoding IclR family transcriptional regulator has protein sequence MTEPLDDAAGVREVKSAARTVELLELLAARRNRPARLRELSEALGVPRSSLHALLRTLVKYGWVRVDSSGSLYGIGIRALLAGTSYLDTDPFLPLVLPFLEELREKVDETFHFGRLDGADVVYLATRESSQYLRPYSRIGRRLPAYSTALGKSLLAERAGALDEHLPETMAPLTEHTITTRPALAAELERTRKRGYAIDEQENSIGLRCYAVALPYVDPPVDAISVSIPLARLSTRRELEVVDLMRQMRDRILRVVNPMGLGAY, from the coding sequence GTGACGGAGCCTCTCGACGATGCCGCCGGTGTGCGGGAAGTGAAATCGGCCGCTCGGACGGTCGAGCTGCTCGAACTGCTCGCCGCGCGGCGCAACCGCCCGGCCCGGCTGCGCGAGCTCTCCGAGGCGCTCGGCGTGCCGCGCAGCAGCCTGCACGCGCTGCTGCGCACGCTGGTCAAGTACGGCTGGGTGCGCGTCGACTCGTCCGGCAGCCTCTACGGCATCGGCATCCGGGCACTGCTGGCCGGCACCAGCTACCTCGACACCGACCCGTTCCTGCCGCTGGTCCTGCCGTTCCTGGAGGAGCTGCGGGAGAAGGTCGACGAGACGTTCCACTTCGGGCGGCTCGACGGCGCGGACGTGGTCTACCTGGCCACCCGCGAGTCCAGTCAGTACCTGCGGCCGTACAGCCGGATCGGCCGGCGGCTGCCCGCCTACAGCACCGCGCTGGGCAAGTCGCTGCTGGCCGAGCGGGCCGGCGCGCTGGACGAGCACCTGCCGGAGACGATGGCGCCGCTGACCGAGCACACCATCACCACCCGGCCCGCGCTGGCGGCCGAGCTGGAGCGCACCCGCAAGCGCGGCTACGCGATCGACGAGCAGGAGAACAGCATCGGGCTGCGGTGCTACGCGGTCGCGTTGCCCTACGTGGACCCGCCGGTCGACGCGATCAGCGTCTCCATCCCGCTGGCCCGGCTGTCCACCCGGCGCGAGCTCGAGGTGGTCGACCTGATGCGGCAGATGCGCGACCGGATCCTCCGCGTGGTGAACCCGATGGGCCTGGGTGCCTACTGA
- a CDS encoding glucarate dehydratase family protein — MAEDQITRITITPVAFHDLPLLNTVGVHEPFALRAIVEVETADGLLGLGETYGDEAHLARLHAAGDALIGTGVFDVNEAAARVTRALATDTGTGGHGMSGMVTGSSTADRVLSPFEVALLDIQGRTVGRPVVDLLGGAVRDRVAYSGYLFYKWAGHPGQPDDDWGAALDPDGIVRQAHRLIDGYGFGALKLKGGVFPPAEEIAAIRALRAEFPGLPLRLDPNAAWTVPTSVMVGEALAGVLEYLEDPTPGIDGMAEVARRVPMPLATNMCVVAFDDVPPAVRAGSVAVILSDHHFWGGLRRSQLLGGLCRTFGLGLSMHSNSHLGISLAAMTHLAAATPNLDYACDTHWPWKRADEDVIKPGVLAFTDGAVAVPTGPGLGVELDRDALGRLHEQYLSCGLRSRDDTGYMRSIDPSYTAVSPRW, encoded by the coding sequence ATGGCTGAGGACCAGATCACCCGCATCACGATCACCCCCGTGGCCTTCCACGACCTGCCGCTGCTCAACACGGTCGGCGTCCACGAGCCGTTCGCGCTGCGCGCGATCGTCGAGGTGGAGACCGCGGACGGCCTGCTCGGGCTCGGCGAGACCTACGGCGACGAGGCCCACCTCGCCCGGCTGCACGCGGCCGGTGACGCCCTGATCGGCACCGGCGTCTTCGACGTGAACGAGGCCGCCGCCCGCGTCACCCGCGCGCTCGCGACGGACACCGGCACCGGCGGGCACGGCATGAGCGGCATGGTGACCGGCTCCAGCACCGCCGACCGGGTGCTGTCGCCGTTCGAGGTCGCGCTGCTCGACATCCAGGGCCGGACCGTCGGCCGGCCCGTCGTCGACCTGCTCGGCGGCGCGGTCCGCGACCGCGTGGCATACAGCGGATACCTGTTCTACAAGTGGGCCGGGCACCCCGGGCAGCCGGACGACGACTGGGGAGCCGCACTCGACCCGGACGGCATCGTGCGCCAGGCACACCGCCTCATCGACGGGTACGGGTTCGGCGCGCTCAAGCTCAAGGGCGGCGTCTTCCCGCCGGCGGAGGAGATCGCCGCGATCCGGGCGCTCCGCGCGGAGTTCCCCGGCCTGCCGCTGCGACTCGACCCGAACGCGGCCTGGACCGTACCGACGTCCGTCATGGTCGGCGAGGCGCTGGCCGGCGTGCTGGAGTACCTCGAGGACCCGACGCCCGGCATCGACGGCATGGCCGAGGTCGCCCGCCGGGTGCCGATGCCGCTGGCGACGAACATGTGCGTGGTCGCGTTCGACGACGTGCCACCGGCCGTACGCGCCGGGTCGGTCGCGGTGATCCTCTCCGACCATCACTTCTGGGGTGGGCTGCGCCGCTCCCAGCTGCTCGGCGGGCTCTGCCGTACCTTCGGCCTGGGCCTGTCCATGCACTCGAACTCGCACCTCGGCATCAGCCTGGCCGCGATGACGCACCTCGCGGCCGCCACGCCGAACCTGGACTACGCCTGCGACACGCACTGGCCGTGGAAACGCGCGGACGAGGACGTGATCAAGCCGGGCGTGCTGGCGTTCACCGACGGCGCGGTCGCGGTGCCGACCGGACCCGGCCTCGGCGTCGAACTGGACCGCGATGCGCTCGGCCGGCTGCACGAGCAGTACCTGTCCTGCGGCCTGCGCAGCCGGGACGACACCGGCTACATGCGGTCGATCGACCCGTCCTACACCGCGGTGTCGCCGCGATGGTGA
- a CDS encoding 2-hydroxyacid dehydrogenase, whose amino-acid sequence MVTPLRIVQTDRIMDRYRDVLTAAGTHHWTFVSGRTPDEQIAAVRDADVIVAAALPAALARHATRLRLVHVTGAGYDRIPLDVLGPDVRVANTFHHGRSIAEYVLAATIMLARRVPRAESAFRAGEWRSVLTDPAVEPGLTLPGRTVGLIGLGETGTETARLFTALGARVRAVRARPSAPPPPGVPLDWIGGIDDLDELLAASDVVVVTVPLSDATRGLLGAARYRHMRPGALLINVARGPVLDEADTYAALAAGTIAGAALDVWWGHPREGTPPASHDFAALPNVLLTPHAAGHTDDTFRGRARDIAAAVDDLAAGRPLRNLVR is encoded by the coding sequence ATGGTGACCCCGCTGCGAATCGTGCAGACCGACCGGATCATGGACCGCTACCGCGACGTGCTCACCGCGGCCGGCACCCACCACTGGACGTTCGTCTCCGGCCGCACGCCGGACGAGCAGATCGCGGCGGTACGCGACGCGGACGTCATCGTCGCGGCCGCGCTGCCCGCCGCGCTCGCCCGGCACGCGACCCGGCTGCGGCTGGTGCACGTGACCGGCGCCGGCTACGACCGGATCCCCCTCGACGTTCTCGGCCCGGACGTGCGGGTGGCGAACACGTTCCACCACGGCCGGTCCATCGCCGAGTACGTCCTGGCCGCCACGATCATGCTGGCCCGGCGGGTGCCGCGCGCCGAGTCCGCGTTCCGGGCCGGCGAGTGGCGGTCCGTGCTCACCGACCCGGCCGTCGAGCCCGGGCTGACGCTCCCCGGCCGTACCGTCGGGCTGATCGGTCTCGGCGAGACCGGCACCGAGACCGCCCGGCTGTTCACCGCGCTCGGCGCCCGGGTCCGCGCGGTCCGGGCCCGGCCGTCCGCTCCCCCACCGCCGGGCGTCCCGCTCGACTGGATCGGCGGCATCGACGACCTCGACGAACTGCTCGCCGCGTCCGACGTCGTGGTGGTCACCGTGCCGCTGTCCGACGCCACCCGCGGCCTGCTCGGCGCCGCCCGCTACCGGCACATGCGCCCCGGCGCCCTGCTGATCAACGTGGCCCGCGGCCCGGTGCTCGACGAGGCCGACACGTACGCCGCGCTCGCCGCCGGCACCATCGCCGGCGCCGCGCTGGACGTGTGGTGGGGCCACCCGCGCGAGGGCACACCGCCGGCCTCGCACGACTTCGCCGCCCTGCCGAACGTGCTGCTCACCCCGCACGCGGCCGGCCACACCGACGACACGTTCCGCGGCCGCGCCCGCGACATCGCCGCCGCCGTCGACGACCTCGCCGCCGGCCGGCCGCTGCGCAACCTGGTCAGATGA
- a CDS encoding PHP domain-containing protein, giving the protein MSLPADSHVHSEFSWDAARRGGASMERTCARAVEIGLPALAFTEHLDYTAWLDYTAPPLDVDGYLESVERCRDMFPGLRILTGLEIGEPHWHPERVATLLAGGRFERVLGSLHSLRVPAGVAEANSVYLLRPAAEVVRDYLTELPNVIAGSDVFEALTHIDYPARHWPADEGPFDPYAFEEEFRVALRALAGSGRALEINTRLPLDPVVVRWWHQEGGDSVTFGSDAHQPDALARGFADAAAMAEAHGFRPGPRPYDRWSRA; this is encoded by the coding sequence GTGAGCCTGCCCGCGGACAGTCATGTGCACAGCGAGTTCTCCTGGGACGCGGCGCGGCGTGGGGGTGCGTCGATGGAGCGCACCTGTGCGCGGGCGGTGGAGATCGGGCTGCCGGCGCTGGCGTTCACCGAGCATCTGGACTACACGGCCTGGCTGGACTACACCGCGCCGCCGCTGGACGTGGACGGCTACCTGGAGTCCGTCGAGCGGTGCCGGGACATGTTCCCGGGGCTGCGGATCCTGACCGGCCTGGAGATCGGGGAGCCGCACTGGCATCCGGAGCGGGTCGCGACGCTGCTGGCCGGTGGGCGGTTCGAGCGGGTCCTCGGCTCGCTGCACTCGCTGCGGGTGCCGGCCGGCGTCGCGGAGGCCAACTCGGTCTACCTGCTCCGGCCGGCCGCGGAGGTGGTGCGCGACTACCTGACCGAGCTGCCGAACGTGATCGCGGGCTCGGACGTGTTCGAGGCGCTGACCCACATCGACTACCCGGCCCGGCACTGGCCGGCCGACGAGGGGCCGTTCGACCCGTACGCGTTCGAGGAGGAGTTCCGGGTCGCGCTGCGCGCGCTGGCCGGGAGCGGCCGCGCCCTGGAGATCAACACCCGGCTGCCGCTGGACCCGGTCGTGGTCCGCTGGTGGCACCAGGAGGGCGGCGACTCGGTCACGTTCGGCAGCGACGCCCACCAGCCGGACGCGCTGGCCCGCGGTTTCGCGGACGCGGCCGCGATGGCGGAGGCACACGGTTTCCGGCCCGGCCCGCGCCCGTACGACCGGTGGTCCCGGGCCTGA
- a CDS encoding amidohydrolase family protein, with protein sequence MAGDNTFRTGRRAVLKAATAGTAIGAGLLAAAPARAADRDAAPGGTGRPGRRYVIRRGIVMSMDPKVGNFETADVLVEGKKIVAVGPAVRADGADVIDARGRIVMPGFVDTHHHQFETALRSFLSNGLLTDDGSGSPSANPSYTDHVLQRFARVYRPQDVYINSLFAGLSQLDAGVTSVLDVSQIHHSPEHSDAAVQALIDAGRRAAFGYFEGDGRPSARYPQDARRLRNQWFSSDNQLVTMVMGGEVYLSEEMYTQSWRIARELGLPIAAHAVSGAGMRPILDDIARGTGGTGNDIGFGPDVLLIHMTGMSDLAWRRARDAGVRVSVAVPIEMTMRHGTPPLLTLQEMGMEPSLSSDVETTMAADAFTLMRSALTMQRMLVNQRVLDQGDYTPPTHWPTPAPGTPPLLNVRDVLRFATLNGARDLHLEHRTGSLTPGKEADIILLDTTALNVTPLNSAPGAVVSLMDRTNVETVIVAGKVRKWRGTLLDTDINRLRTELEKSRDHLFRAAGIRRDLFAYS encoded by the coding sequence ATGGCCGGCGACAACACATTCCGTACAGGACGACGGGCAGTACTCAAGGCGGCGACGGCCGGCACCGCGATAGGGGCCGGGCTGCTCGCCGCGGCGCCCGCCCGGGCCGCGGACCGCGACGCGGCACCCGGCGGCACGGGACGCCCCGGCCGGCGCTACGTCATCCGCCGCGGCATCGTGATGTCGATGGATCCGAAGGTGGGCAACTTCGAGACCGCCGACGTACTGGTGGAGGGCAAGAAGATCGTGGCGGTCGGGCCGGCCGTCCGGGCCGACGGCGCCGACGTCATCGACGCCCGAGGCCGCATCGTCATGCCCGGCTTCGTCGACACCCACCATCATCAGTTCGAGACAGCACTACGGTCGTTCCTGTCGAATGGGCTGCTGACCGACGACGGCTCCGGTTCCCCCAGCGCGAACCCGTCGTACACCGATCACGTCCTGCAGCGCTTCGCCCGGGTCTACCGGCCCCAGGACGTCTACATCAACTCCCTGTTCGCGGGCCTGTCCCAATTGGACGCGGGAGTCACCTCCGTGCTCGACGTGTCTCAGATCCACCACTCGCCCGAGCACAGCGACGCCGCCGTCCAGGCGCTGATCGACGCCGGCCGGCGCGCGGCCTTCGGCTACTTCGAAGGGGACGGCCGGCCGTCCGCCCGCTACCCGCAGGATGCCCGCCGCCTGCGTAACCAATGGTTCTCCTCCGACAACCAGCTGGTCACCATGGTCATGGGCGGCGAGGTCTACCTCAGCGAGGAGATGTACACCCAGTCCTGGCGAATCGCCCGCGAACTGGGCCTGCCGATCGCCGCCCACGCCGTCTCCGGCGCCGGCATGCGCCCCATCCTCGACGACATCGCCCGCGGCACCGGCGGCACCGGCAATGACATCGGCTTCGGCCCGGACGTCCTGCTCATCCACATGACCGGCATGTCCGACCTGGCCTGGCGCCGGGCCCGCGACGCCGGGGTCCGGGTTTCCGTCGCCGTTCCCATCGAGATGACCATGCGCCACGGTACGCCGCCACTGCTCACGTTGCAGGAGATGGGCATGGAGCCCTCCCTGAGCTCCGACGTCGAGACCACCATGGCCGCCGACGCGTTCACCCTCATGCGTTCCGCGCTGACCATGCAACGCATGCTCGTCAACCAGAGAGTCCTCGACCAGGGCGACTACACGCCACCCACCCACTGGCCCACCCCGGCCCCCGGCACACCACCGCTGCTGAACGTCCGCGACGTCTTGCGCTTCGCCACCCTCAACGGCGCCCGCGACCTGCACCTCGAGCACCGCACCGGATCGCTCACCCCCGGCAAGGAGGCCGACATCATCTTGCTGGACACCACCGCCCTGAACGTCACCCCGCTCAACAGCGCGCCCGGCGCCGTCGTGTCACTCATGGACCGTACGAATGTCGAGACCGTCATCGTCGCCGGCAAGGTCCGCAAGTGGCGCGGCACGCTGCTCGACACCGACATCAACCGCCTGCGAACCGAGCTCGAGAAATCGCGCGACCACCTGTTCCGGGCGGCAGGCATCCGCCGGGACCTCTTCGCCTACAGCTGA
- a CDS encoding MarR family winged helix-turn-helix transcriptional regulator gives MALQGLTNRELAAWRVSFQMLEMLRNRIEQQLQADSGLSNADYTVLALLSEAPGGRMRPYELCRVAGWEKSRLHHQLTRMNSRGLVTRERCGSRGMEAVITDRGRSALKQAIPGHAEQVRRLFVDRLTAEELDQFAAIATTVLDGLLTDPMLTETGQTST, from the coding sequence ATGGCTCTGCAGGGATTGACGAACCGCGAGCTCGCGGCGTGGCGGGTGTCGTTCCAGATGCTGGAGATGTTGCGTAACCGCATCGAGCAGCAGTTGCAGGCCGACAGCGGACTGTCGAACGCCGACTACACGGTTCTCGCGCTGCTGTCCGAGGCGCCCGGCGGCCGGATGCGTCCGTACGAGCTGTGCCGGGTGGCGGGCTGGGAGAAGAGCCGCCTGCACCACCAGCTCACCCGGATGAACAGCCGGGGACTGGTCACCCGGGAGCGCTGCGGTTCGCGGGGCATGGAGGCGGTGATCACCGACCGGGGCCGGTCCGCCCTGAAGCAGGCGATCCCCGGTCATGCCGAGCAGGTACGCCGCCTGTTCGTCGACCGGCTCACCGCCGAGGAGCTGGACCAGTTCGCCGCCATCGCCACCACCGTCCTCGACGGCCTGCTCACCGACCCGATGTTGACCGAGACCGGGCAGACGTCCACCTGA